From the genome of Triticum aestivum cultivar Chinese Spring chromosome 3B, IWGSC CS RefSeq v2.1, whole genome shotgun sequence, one region includes:
- the LOC123069010 gene encoding acyl transferase 7-like, translated as MAAVNKSVDRLAQRLVEPAEPTPVGPLRLSWLDRYPTQMALIESLHVFKPAPDGGNDAGPARTIERAMAQALVQYYPLAGRLGFTEEGGLLQVDCGGEGSGVWFTEAAAGCALEDVEYLEHPMMIAKDELLPPTPAQEQDERKLVLLVQVTTFACGGFVVGFRFSHAVSDGPGAAQFMAAVGELARGQSVEGLAVEPQWGREAIPDPAGAVVGSLPSPAGAKRLEYLAMDISADYINHFKSQYNSEHAGSWCSAFEVLVAKAWQSRTRAAGFEPDSTVHLCFAMNARPLLHASLPRAGAGFYGNCYYIMRVSAPAGKVCGSSIPEVVKIIKDGKRRMPSEFARWATGEAGADGGEDPYQITSDYRTLLVSDWTRLGFAEVDYGWGLPAHVVPLTNLDYIATCILVKPWAHKPGARLITQCVTPDRVAAFHQGMLDMN; from the coding sequence ATGGCGGCCGTGAACAAGTCCGTCGACCGGCTGGCGCAGCGCCTGGTGGAGCCGGCCGAGCCCACGCCAGTCGGCCCGCTCCGCCTCTCCTGGCTCGACCGCTACCCCACGCAGATGGCGCTCATCGAGTCACTGCACGTCTTCAAGCCGGCCCCTGACGGCGGCAACGACGCTGGCCCGGCGAGGACCATCGAGCGGGCTATGGCGCAGGCCCTGGTGCAGTACTACCCGCTCGCGGGACGCCTGGGGTTCACGGAGGAAGGTGGGCTGCTGCAGGTCGACTGCGGTGGCGAGGGCAGCGGCGTCTGGTTCACGGAGGCCGCGGCCGGCTGCGCGCTCGAGGACGTGGAGTACCTGGAGCACCCCATGATGATCGCCAAGGACGAGCTGCTCCCGCCCACGCCCGCCCAGGAGCAGGACGAGCGCAAGCTTGTCCTGCTCGTCCAGGTTACCACCTTCGCGTGCGGCGGCTTCGTCGTCGGCTTCCGCTTCAGCCACGCCGTCTCCGACGGCCCCGGCGCCGCGCAGTTCATGGCCGCCGTCGGCGAGCTCGCCCGCGGCCAGAGCGTTGAAGGCCTGGCGGTGGAGCCGCAGTGGGGTCGCGAGGCGATCCCTGACCCGGCCGGTGCCGTCGTTGGCAGTCTGCCGAGCCCCGCGGGCGCCAAGCGGCTCGAGTACCTCGCCATGGACATCTCCGCGGACTACATCAACCACTTCAAGTCTCAGTACAACTCGGAGCACGCCGGATCGTGGTGCTCGGCGTTCGAGGTGTTGGTGGCGAAGGCATGGCAGAGCCGTACGCGCGCGGCCGGGTTCGAACCTGACTCGACCGTCCACCTCTGCTTCGCCATGAACGCGCGTCCCCTCCTGCACGCCTCGCTCCCGCGCGCCGGCGCCGGGTTCTACGGCAATTGCTACTACATCATGCGCGTCTCGGCGCCCGCGGGCAAGGTGTGCGGCTCCTCGATCCCGGAAGTGGTGAAGATCATCAAGGACGGGAAGAGGCGGATGCCGTCGGAGTTCGCGCGGTGGGCGACCGGGGAGGCCGGGGCCGACGGCGGCGAGGACCCGTACCAGATCACGTCGGACTACCGAACGCTGCTGGTGTCGGACTGGACGCGGCTCGGGTTCGCCGAGGTGGACTACGGCTGGGGCCTGCCGGCGCACGTCGTGCCCCTGACGAACCTGGACTACATCGCGACGTGCATCTTGGTGAAGCCGTGGGCGCACAAGCCAGGGGCGCGGCTCATCACCCAGTGCGTGACGCCCGACCGTGTCGCCGCCTTCCACCAAGGAATGCTCGACATGAACTGA